CGGAGTGTTCGAGCGCGTTGGATCGTCTGCGTGTCCTGTGTGTGCACGTGAGCGTGTCCGTGgtatatgtttgtgtgcatgACCGTGTGACTCTGCCGTGCGTGAACAGGCGGGTCCTGGGTCTTCGTGCCGAACCCAGCTCTCCGGTTCCACCGGACTGCAGGTTGCAGGGCCCGGATAACCGAGGCAGTGGCCCCTCCCGCGTCCCCGGGTTTCAAGGACGCTAGGACTCTCCGCGGCCCTGAGGCCTCGCACTGGGGAGTGAGGCGGGTGTGTGGGGGGAAGCAGGAGGGGGCTCAGGGTCCAGAAGGGCTCCTTGGTCTCGGGAGAGGGGGGGACACCCGCGTCCCTCgggaggggctggggtgagggtgCGTGGCCAGCGCACCGGTGCCCGTGTATCGCCCTCCCCAGGCCGCCAGGATGGACGTGTTCATGAAGGGCCTGTCCATGGCCAAGGAGGGCGTTGTGGCAGCCGCGGAGAAAACCAAGCAGGGGGTCACCGAGGCGGCGGAGAAGACCAAGGAGGGCGTTCTCTACGTCGGTGGGCGAGGGGCGGGGCTTCTGGGGCTGCAGGGCTGGGGGTCCTCCGAGAGTGTGGAGCTGGGGCTGGGTCCAGGGGAGGGGGTTCTGGGCAGAAGAATTTGAGTCAGCAGTGGGGCGGGGTCAGCAGGGGTCACGGGGGACGTAGCAGATAGAAGCCTGGGTCTGCGTCCGGAAATGGGGACACGGGGCCGGCTGATGAGGGGGCGCTCCAGCTGAAAAGCCAGGGACCGGTGCAGTGATGAAAGCAGAGAGCTCCTTTTTCTTAtccttattactattattaatatttacctGGTGTTGAACAGTTGTTCTATGCCAAGTACTGGGTAAAATGTCATAAcattcatttcctcatttaatGCTCCAGACCATTCTACAGATAAGGGAAACTGGGCTTCCCAGAGGTCTAAATATCATGCCCAAGGTCACGCAGCTGGTGAGCTGAAGCTGGGGTTTGAACCGAGCTTTATAGAATCCGAAGCCCCACCCCTCCCTTGTGGCTCCTCCCTCCAGCACCTCCAAGGCCCAGTCAAGTTGAGTTCCAGGCCCGCCTGCATCAGGACCCTGTGGTTTTACCATTGCCACCTACCCTCCCCATCCAGTCTCTTTGCAGTCGCCAGCTGGTATCAGGAGAAAGTCCAGGTGGATAAAATTTCTCACCCCTAGTGGAAAGGAAACTGAGTCTGCAGGGTTATTTGCATAAAAGGAGGAAAGGTGTgaaactaacatttactgaaccCCTGTGGTGACTCAGGGTTTGCTTGTGCAGAGCAGGTATAATGACTCCCTGTGCAGACTTGAGAGGGTTGTATAACTTGCCCAGGGTCGTGGCATATTTGGTTGGATTGTGGCcgtttgaaaaatatttagtccctacttattatgtgccaggcattgtgtggATGCTCAGGTTTCAGGGTGAACAGGAGACCATGGTTCCTGCTCTCCTGACGGTGATACGGAGCGTTTCAGTAGTTCGAGTTGACATCCAGTGGCTCCCCGAGAAGAATGCCTCATCCCTGAGTAATAAGACGGGGGCAGGCCTGCAGAAAaggcaggtgcaaaggccctggggtaaGCTGGAGGCAGGGCAGGAGGCAGCAGTAGGAGGTAAGGTCAGAGAGAAGAGATGGGAAGGAGCCAGTTCATGAGAGCCCTTCGCAGGCCAGGGCAAAACGTTGTTCTGATGGCCATGAGAGAGTAAGCAAGGGACTGCCATGACGTGATTAGATTAGAAAGGTTGCTTGGCCCTCTGGTGACAGAACAACCGCAGCAAGGCCTGATGGGAGGTGGTAAAGCCACCAGATAAGGGTGGTTGGGGCAAGGGCAGTGGCAATAGAGACCTGGAGAAGGCTTAAGTGCATGTCTGTGTgaccccagccctggcctccctcctgcctcctccccaatGTCTTTCATTGCTGCTGTCCCCTGGCTCCCTGACACTGTCTCTCTGCTAATAGACTCTGCCCCTCCAAGCCATGCTGCTCTTCCCCTTAGATTGGCATTTCCTGCTCTGCCCTCTGCTTGGGAGCCCCTGATGGCCCCCCAGTTCCTACAAGTTAAAGCCTTGGTTCCCTGTACCCTGGCTTTCAGTGCCCTTCacagtcctgcctcagtctacgtTTCTCACCACATCCATGGCTCCTGGCACACGGACTGCCCTGAAAGCACATTGCTCTGCCTTGTCTGTGTGGGTCCCTGGGCCTGGGATGCCCTCTGCAGTCTCCTTTCTGATATCCATCTGCTCCTCATTTCTCAAGGCCCCGGTAGTGTCCCTTCCCTCTTCGAATAGtccctggaggctggaagtcctcTCCCCTTTACTTGAGGTCCAGGAAATGAATCTGTTCTCTACCCACTTCGGACAGTGAGCGATTGGCCCAGGGCTTGAGATGGAATAACTGAAAACTAATGTTTTGTGGGAGGAGTGAAAGGGAGCATGCAGCCTGCCCCTCCTGTCTCTGGGTGCTGGTTGGCCTTCGCCGTGAGAATCCTGTCTTCCCACGCCAGCCTCTCCCCCGAGCCCCCTGCCAGGCTCAGCCGGCCCAGACACCCagttctggctctgtcactgtTGTCTATATTGCTCATTGTCAGAGGGGATACTCCCCGCCCCCTTTCCGGTTCTCCTTCTCTAGCGCAGATCAGGCCCTCTGGCCTTCCCAGAACCCCCATTTTGATGTGACCAAGTTGCTACCCTCCTGGGAAGGCCCAGCCAATGCCATGGGTGCCAGTCACAGTCCGAACATCACCTTTACACCCTGCCTGAGCCTGACATCCCCACTTTGGCCAGAAGAAGGACTTTGCACCCTCTTAGGAGAAGAGAATCTTTAGAGGAAATGGAGTGGGGCAGTGGGCTGTGAGCAGTGGTGTGTGGGGCACAAGAGGAACCTTTCAAAATACATAGCCTTGTTGTCTCCCAGCTCCGCCCCTACTCGAACCCCTCACCTGCCTTCCATCCTGGGCTACGTGTTCTTAGAGTGGTTGGTAGCTGAAGTTTTAGGGTCAGAAAGACCTGAACTTGAATGTCAGTTCAGCCACTTTCTAGTGGCGGAATCCACATGGAGTTTCCATCTGTGAAACAGGGACAATAACAGCAGCTGCCTCCCAGGACTGGGGAGAAGTGAAGTGCAGCGGGGCAGGCAGAGGGCTTTATAAGACACTGGCCCTCAGCCAACATCCCCTAGAGGGGTGTGGGTATCACATCAGGTGGgagagaactgcaactcctgcagACAGAGGTGTGCAGTGATAAGAGGGGGGTTAGCACAGGGGTGCAGGTCATAGGCTGTAGGGACTCAAGGAGGCAGTGACGAGGCCGGGATGCCCACGCTGTAATCACCACACTGTGCTGGAGTTTCTGTTCCCTCAGCACAGAGCCCTTAAATGTGCTGCTTTTTTCTCCCTGCAGGAAGCAAGACCCGAGAAGGTGTGGTACAAGGTGTGGCTTCAGGTACCAGCCCAGCCCTGGCACTGGTCCCTTCTCTCACTTAGGCCAGTGATCTGACCAGGAACCagaggggaggggcgggggagaTTCACAAGGCTTCTGCAGGGGATGCTCCATGGGGAGGTCAGGCCCCgggatactacaaggctacaaggTGGGACATCTATGGCTCCTTCCCCCTGGCTCCCAAACGTCTTCCTTAACCCCTTCCCTGCTCCAGTGGCTGAAAAAACCAAGGAACAGGCCTCACATCTGGGAGGAGCTGTGTTCTCTGGGGCAGGGAATATCGCAGCAGCCACAGGCCTGGTGAAGAGGGAGGAATTCCCTACTGATTTGAAGGTAAGTGATCCTCCCTACccatacatgcacatgcatatgcacacacaaaccaGGCACACATATAACCCTGTCAC
This Callithrix jacchus isolate 240 chromosome 2, calJac240_pri, whole genome shotgun sequence DNA region includes the following protein-coding sequences:
- the SNCB gene encoding beta-synuclein isoform X2 yields the protein MDVFMKGLSMAKEGVVAAAEKTKQGVTEAAEKTKEGVLYVGSKTREGVVQVAEKTKEQASHLGGAVFSGAGNIAAATGLVKREEFPTDLKPEEVAQEAAEEPLIEPLMEPEGESYEDPPQEEYQEYEPEA
- the SNCB gene encoding beta-synuclein isoform X1, producing the protein MDVFMKGLSMAKEGVVAAAEKTKQGVTEAAEKTKEGVLYVGSKTREGVVQGVASVAEKTKEQASHLGGAVFSGAGNIAAATGLVKREEFPTDLKPEEVAQEAAEEPLIEPLMEPEGESYEDPPQEEYQEYEPEA